The Desulfovibrio sp. genome has a window encoding:
- a CDS encoding EamA family transporter yields MTQKSAALALVFTAFLWSIGGVFIKSVDWNPLAIAGARSGIAALFLLVILGKPKIRLSWPLVGAAVSTASCMLLFVTATRLTTAANAVVLQYMAPLYVAILAPKFLGEPTKGRDWIALALALGGMALFFWDEVSPEGQLGIFLAIGSSVAFSGIPLCLRRLGDRGGQTEAVLLGNALLAVVCLPFYFQGGHPDLKGVGALLVLGVVQTGFAYFIFTKAIRHVRALPAMLIPVIEPIFNPVWVFLFIGERPSFHAMIGGGIVLGAAIMQCLLAARGR; encoded by the coding sequence ATGACCCAAAAATCAGCCGCCCTGGCCCTGGTGTTCACGGCTTTCCTCTGGTCCATCGGCGGGGTGTTCATCAAATCCGTCGACTGGAACCCCCTGGCCATTGCCGGGGCGCGTTCCGGTATCGCGGCGCTGTTTCTGCTCGTCATACTCGGAAAGCCCAAAATCCGCTTGAGTTGGCCCCTGGTGGGAGCTGCCGTTTCCACCGCCTCCTGCATGCTTCTGTTCGTCACGGCCACCCGCCTGACCACTGCGGCCAACGCCGTGGTGCTCCAGTACATGGCCCCCCTGTACGTGGCCATCCTGGCGCCGAAATTTCTTGGCGAGCCCACCAAAGGCCGCGACTGGATCGCCCTGGCCCTGGCCCTTGGCGGCATGGCCCTCTTCTTCTGGGACGAAGTGTCGCCCGAGGGCCAACTGGGCATCTTCCTGGCCATTGGCTCAAGCGTCGCCTTCTCGGGCATTCCGCTCTGCCTGCGCAGATTGGGCGACCGGGGCGGCCAGACCGAGGCGGTGCTTCTGGGCAATGCCCTTTTGGCAGTGGTGTGCCTGCCGTTCTATTTCCAGGGCGGACACCCAGACCTGAAAGGCGTGGGCGCGCTTCTTGTTCTGGGGGTCGTCCAGACCGGCTTCGCCTACTTCATCTTCACCAAGGCTATCCGCCACGTGCGGGCCCTCCCGGCCATGCTGATCCCGGTGATCGAACCCATCTTCAATCCCGTCTGGGTGTTTCTCTTCATCGGCGAGCGCCCCTCGTTTCATGCCATGATCGGCGGGGGCATCGTGCTTGGGGCGGCCATCATGCAGTGCCTGCTCGCCGCGAGGGGCAGATGA
- a CDS encoding EamA family transporter, with the protein MFTGYALVALAALLWGLIGPLSKIAFQNGMSPLEVAFWRASMAWLIYGAHAISIRRVKLDAVDLPWVLGFGVVCIAGLFGSYVLAVREGGAALASVLLYTAPAWVALLAWKILKERLGLSKIAAVALTILGVAGVSLGNGLDAPLNIWAIVWGLVSGLTYALYYIFGKAFLSRYATPTIFLYSLPVGAACMLPFFSFGERPPSAWLACIVLAACSTYGAYSIYYAGLRRIEASRAAVIATLEPVVAALLAFSLFGESFTSLGYAGSGLILAAVLMTILGARR; encoded by the coding sequence ATGTTCACCGGATACGCACTCGTCGCCCTGGCCGCGCTCTTGTGGGGCCTTATCGGGCCATTGTCCAAGATCGCCTTTCAGAACGGCATGTCCCCCCTGGAGGTGGCCTTCTGGAGGGCGTCCATGGCCTGGCTGATCTATGGTGCCCATGCGATCTCCATCAGGCGGGTGAAGCTGGACGCTGTCGACCTGCCCTGGGTTCTCGGCTTCGGCGTGGTCTGCATCGCCGGGCTTTTCGGCAGCTACGTGTTGGCCGTGCGCGAGGGGGGAGCCGCCCTGGCGTCGGTTCTTTTGTACACCGCCCCGGCCTGGGTGGCCCTGCTGGCCTGGAAGATCCTCAAGGAACGCCTCGGGCTTTCGAAGATAGCCGCCGTGGCCCTGACCATACTGGGAGTGGCGGGCGTGAGCCTGGGCAACGGCCTGGACGCTCCCCTGAACATATGGGCCATCGTCTGGGGCCTTGTGTCCGGACTCACCTACGCCCTGTACTACATCTTCGGGAAAGCCTTCCTCTCGCGCTACGCCACCCCCACCATCTTCCTCTACTCCCTGCCGGTGGGCGCGGCCTGCATGCTTCCCTTCTTCAGCTTCGGAGAACGGCCACCGTCGGCCTGGCTCGCCTGCATCGTGCTGGCTGCGTGCAGTACCTACGGGGCCTATTCCATCTACTACGCGGGACTGCGGCGCATCGAGGCCAGCCGGGCGGCGGTGATCGCCACGCTCGAGCCGGTGGTGGCCGCGCTGCTGGCCTTCTCGCTCTTCGGCGAAAGCTTCACCAGCCTGGGCTACGCAGGGTCCGGGCTGATCCTGGCCGCCGTGCTCATGACCATTCTGGGAGCCAGACGCTGA
- a CDS encoding branched-chain amino acid ABC transporter permease: MTPVSKSLASKLLIAALWLFVLVWPMTGISPEGLDFAKAARLVGGAIIGVLLCLGAWKLNRTVNLGVGRAVGNAFAGLSRLPNWLLMGVGFAALLAFPILSSRYGQDVAINVLVYVTLGLGLNVVVGLAGLLDLGYIAFYGVGAYTYALFSVHFQMPFWVALPLCAAFAAAAGCFIGYPTLRMRGDYLAIVTLGFGEILRIILNNWMKLTGGPNGILGIKAPAIYWPDPEQGFEMTRFLIRSPMAQYYLILAIALITVLAVRRLADSRIGRAWEAIREDETAASIMGVNTFALKLLAYAMGAVFGGLAGAFFAAKMRFVSPGSFTFIESAMVLAMVVLGGMGSIPGIVLGAVALIALPEFFRDFESYRMLVFGAAMAVMMLFRPAGLIPAKRVGKRSEESH, translated from the coding sequence ATGACACCCGTGTCTAAGTCCCTGGCCTCCAAGCTCCTCATCGCCGCCCTGTGGCTCTTTGTGCTGGTCTGGCCCATGACCGGAATCTCGCCGGAAGGGTTGGACTTCGCCAAGGCCGCCCGCCTGGTGGGCGGGGCCATCATTGGCGTGCTCCTCTGCCTGGGCGCCTGGAAATTAAACCGCACAGTGAACCTGGGCGTGGGCCGGGCCGTGGGCAATGCCTTCGCAGGGTTGTCGCGCCTGCCGAACTGGCTTTTGATGGGCGTGGGGTTCGCCGCCCTGCTGGCCTTCCCGATTCTTTCCTCGCGCTACGGCCAGGACGTGGCCATAAACGTGCTGGTCTACGTCACGCTGGGGCTTGGACTGAACGTGGTGGTGGGCCTGGCAGGGCTTCTGGACCTGGGCTACATCGCCTTCTACGGCGTGGGAGCCTACACCTACGCCCTGTTCTCCGTACACTTCCAGATGCCCTTCTGGGTGGCCCTGCCCCTGTGCGCCGCCTTCGCGGCAGCGGCCGGATGCTTCATCGGCTACCCCACGCTTCGCATGCGCGGGGACTATCTGGCCATCGTCACCCTTGGGTTCGGCGAAATCCTGCGTATCATCTTAAATAACTGGATGAAGCTCACCGGCGGCCCCAACGGCATTCTGGGCATCAAGGCCCCGGCCATCTACTGGCCCGACCCCGAGCAGGGCTTCGAAATGACCCGTTTTCTCATACGAAGCCCCATGGCCCAATACTATCTTATCCTGGCCATCGCCCTGATCACGGTGCTGGCCGTTCGCCGCCTGGCGGATTCGCGCATCGGCCGGGCCTGGGAGGCCATACGCGAAGACGAGACAGCCGCCAGCATCATGGGCGTTAACACCTTTGCACTCAAGCTTCTGGCCTACGCCATGGGCGCGGTGTTCGGCGGCTTGGCCGGGGCGTTTTTCGCGGCCAAGATGCGCTTCGTCTCCCCCGGATCGTTCACCTTCATCGAGTCGGCCATGGTGCTGGCCATGGTGGTGCTGGGAGGCATGGGCTCCATTCCCGGCATCGTGCTGGGAGCCGTAGCGCTCATCGCCCTGCCTGAATTTTTCCGCGACTTCGAAAGCTACCGCATGCTGGTATTCGGCGCGGCCATGGCCGTCATGATGCTCTTCCGCCCTGCCGGGCTCATCCCCGCCAAGCGCGTGGGCAAGCGCTCCGAGGAGTCACATTAA
- a CDS encoding CBS domain-containing protein, which translates to MSTSSAAYFASNFLGKTVIDKTGEPLGRLHDLAMTRGDGLPHISSLIVKKGKLLSNIPWAGVDLFNVFVIAVDLERAPAEPFDPAEQGNILVRRDILDKQIVDVEGARLVRVNDLKIEGCRDALCVTAVDTGVRGLARRLKQERVWSFVTSIFKRQLPHKEIGWQFVQPLDDKMTSLSLTVTRDKLGDMHPADLAEIIAQLPHGEAEKMFLSLNTETAGETLAEMEPEVGTRLLSSLEKEHASDILEEMAPDEAADVLADLPDDTAKELLGLMDAEDAEKVQELLEHEEDSAGGLMINEFLALPPSMSAEAALTRIRTKALEMEMIYYVYVLDEALKPLGVVSLREILGAKPMESLEQIMSQNLKTVNVDTSADDVLEIVEKYGLWAVPVLDEDGAMAGVVTADDVLTHSLRFALRWKRFRAKRRF; encoded by the coding sequence ATGAGCACATCCAGCGCCGCCTATTTCGCCAGCAACTTCCTGGGCAAGACCGTCATCGACAAGACCGGCGAGCCCCTGGGGCGCCTGCACGACCTGGCCATGACCAGAGGCGACGGCCTCCCGCACATCTCGAGCCTCATCGTCAAGAAGGGCAAGCTCCTGTCCAACATCCCCTGGGCCGGGGTGGACCTGTTCAACGTCTTCGTCATCGCCGTGGACCTGGAGCGGGCCCCGGCCGAGCCGTTCGACCCCGCGGAACAGGGGAATATCCTTGTGCGCCGCGACATCCTGGACAAGCAGATCGTGGATGTGGAAGGCGCCCGGCTGGTGCGCGTGAACGACTTGAAGATCGAAGGCTGCCGGGACGCCCTGTGCGTCACGGCCGTGGACACCGGCGTGCGCGGTCTGGCCCGCAGGCTCAAGCAGGAGCGCGTCTGGTCGTTCGTCACCAGTATCTTCAAGCGCCAGCTGCCCCACAAGGAAATCGGCTGGCAGTTCGTGCAGCCTCTTGACGACAAGATGACATCACTCTCGCTCACCGTGACCCGCGACAAACTGGGCGACATGCACCCGGCGGACCTGGCCGAAATTATCGCCCAGCTGCCCCACGGCGAGGCCGAGAAGATGTTCCTGTCGCTCAACACCGAGACAGCGGGCGAGACCCTGGCCGAGATGGAACCCGAGGTGGGCACCAGACTCTTAAGCAGCCTGGAGAAGGAGCACGCCTCGGACATTCTGGAGGAGATGGCCCCGGACGAGGCCGCCGACGTGCTGGCCGACCTGCCCGACGACACGGCCAAGGAACTGCTCGGGCTTATGGACGCCGAGGACGCCGAAAAGGTCCAGGAACTCCTGGAGCACGAGGAGGACTCGGCCGGCGGCCTCATGATCAACGAATTTCTGGCCCTGCCCCCCTCCATGTCCGCCGAGGCGGCCCTGACCCGGATTCGGACCAAGGCCCTGGAAATGGAGATGATCTACTACGTCTATGTTCTGGACGAGGCCTTGAAGCCGCTTGGCGTCGTCAGCCTGCGGGAGATTCTTGGCGCAAAGCCCATGGAATCGCTCGAACAGATCATGAGCCAGAATTTGAAGACCGTGAACGTGGACACCTCCGCCGACGACGTGCTGGAGATCGTGGAGAAGTACGGGCTGTGGGCGGTGCCGGTGTTGGACGAGGACGGGGCCATGGCCGGAGTGGTCACCGCGGACGACGTGCTCACCCATTCGCTGCGCTTCGCCCTGCGCTGGAAGCGTTTCAGGGCCAAGCGCCGTTTCTAG
- a CDS encoding DMT family protein, whose protein sequence is MFNKTILTTVGLLVASNVFMTFAWYAHLKNLHSRPWWIAAVFSWGIALFEYMLQVPANRMGYGTLSLPQLKIMQEVITLSVFAPFSIWYMNQPLKLDHLWAGLCLVGAVYFIFRS, encoded by the coding sequence ATGTTCAACAAGACCATCCTGACAACCGTGGGGCTGCTCGTCGCCTCCAACGTGTTCATGACCTTCGCCTGGTACGCCCACCTGAAAAACCTGCATTCGCGCCCTTGGTGGATAGCGGCCGTGTTCTCCTGGGGCATCGCCCTGTTCGAATACATGCTCCAGGTTCCGGCCAACCGCATGGGCTACGGCACCCTCTCTTTGCCCCAGCTGAAAATCATGCAGGAGGTGATCACCCTGTCCGTGTTCGCCCCCTTCTCCATCTGGTACATGAACCAGCCCTTGAAGCTCGACCACCTCTGGGCCGGGCTGTGCCTGGTGGGCGCGGTCTACTTCATCTTCCGGTCGTAG
- a CDS encoding ABC transporter ATP-binding protein: protein MNTPLLELRNLSAGWGRAPAIRDIWLSVQPGEIVTIIGANGAGKSTTLMTISGILRPMSGQVFYAGQDTATIAPEKLPAMGLCQVPEGRRIFPRLTVAENLEMGAYFRKDHAAARRDLDRVFELFPRLKERREQKGGTLSGGEQQMLAIGRALMGRPKLLLLDEPSLGLAPLIVEHIFAIIARVNAEQGMTVLLVEQNANLALKLAHRGYVMETGQIAMTGTGAELLDNPEIRKAYLGE, encoded by the coding sequence ATGAACACTCCTCTGCTCGAGCTTCGCAATCTGAGCGCCGGATGGGGCCGGGCGCCTGCCATCCGCGACATCTGGCTGAGCGTTCAGCCGGGCGAAATCGTGACCATCATCGGAGCCAACGGCGCGGGCAAGTCCACCACGCTCATGACCATAAGCGGCATCCTTCGCCCCATGTCCGGCCAGGTGTTCTACGCCGGCCAGGACACGGCCACCATTGCCCCGGAAAAGCTCCCGGCCATGGGTTTGTGCCAGGTGCCGGAAGGAAGGCGCATCTTCCCGCGCCTGACCGTGGCCGAAAATCTGGAAATGGGCGCCTACTTCCGAAAGGACCACGCCGCTGCCCGCAGGGACCTGGACCGGGTGTTCGAGCTCTTCCCGCGCCTCAAGGAGCGCCGCGAACAGAAAGGCGGCACATTGTCCGGGGGAGAGCAGCAGATGCTGGCCATCGGCCGGGCGCTCATGGGAAGGCCAAAGCTTCTCTTACTGGACGAGCCGTCTCTGGGGCTCGCGCCGCTCATCGTGGAGCATATTTTCGCCATCATCGCCCGGGTGAACGCCGAGCAGGGCATGACCGTGCTGCTCGTGGAGCAGAACGCAAACCTGGCCCTGAAGCTCGCCCACCGGGGCTACGTGATGGAGACCGGCCAGATCGCCATGACCGGCACCGGGGCCGAGCTCCTGGACAATCCCGAGATTCGCAAGGCGTATTTGGGCGAGTAG
- a CDS encoding Nramp family divalent metal transporter, which produces MPFRFITRAAGKLNRRNLFLFLSILGPGIITANVDNDAGGITTYSLAGSRFGYGLLWMMLPTMAALVVVQEMCSRMGAVTGKGLSDLIRERFGAAVTFYVMIALYLTNLGNTVSEFAGIAASLEIFGVSRYVSVPLSALLVWLLIVKGSYKIVEKVFLGACLIYLAYPVAAYLAKPDWGEVLTASVVPSFKLDGSYLAMMIAVVGTTIAPWMQFYQQASVVEKGITKEQYKFARLDVMVGCALAIAVAFFIVVSCAAAIHQQGLSIETAADAAEALKPVAGPYASVLFAIGLFNASIFAACVLPLSTAYYICEGMGWELGVDKNFTQAPQFFWLFTTSIILSAVCIMIPGVPLLGIMYVSQVVNGAVLPAVLILMLLIINNRQLMGEFVNGPVFNTVAWVTVIVVIVLTVLMTVDAVSPGIISRLIGTP; this is translated from the coding sequence ATGCCGTTTCGCTTCATCACCAGGGCCGCGGGCAAACTGAACAGGCGCAACCTGTTTCTTTTTCTCTCCATCCTGGGCCCCGGCATCATCACCGCCAACGTGGACAACGACGCCGGAGGCATCACCACCTATTCCCTGGCCGGGTCCCGGTTCGGCTACGGCCTTTTGTGGATGATGCTCCCCACCATGGCCGCCCTGGTGGTGGTGCAGGAGATGTGCTCGCGCATGGGCGCGGTGACGGGCAAGGGACTGTCGGACCTCATCCGGGAACGCTTCGGCGCGGCCGTCACCTTCTACGTGATGATCGCCCTGTACTTGACCAACCTGGGCAACACCGTTTCCGAGTTCGCGGGAATCGCGGCCAGCCTGGAGATATTCGGGGTGAGCCGCTACGTCTCGGTACCGCTCTCGGCCCTTCTGGTCTGGCTGCTCATCGTCAAAGGCTCCTACAAGATCGTGGAGAAGGTCTTCCTGGGGGCCTGCCTCATCTACCTAGCCTATCCCGTTGCCGCGTATCTGGCCAAGCCGGACTGGGGCGAGGTTCTCACCGCGTCCGTGGTGCCTTCCTTTAAGTTGGACGGCTCCTACCTGGCCATGATGATCGCCGTGGTGGGCACCACCATCGCCCCCTGGATGCAGTTCTACCAGCAGGCTTCGGTGGTGGAGAAGGGAATCACCAAGGAGCAGTACAAGTTCGCCAGGCTGGACGTCATGGTGGGCTGCGCCCTGGCCATTGCCGTGGCCTTCTTCATCGTGGTTTCCTGCGCGGCTGCCATCCATCAGCAGGGGCTCAGCATCGAAACCGCTGCCGACGCGGCCGAGGCCCTGAAGCCCGTGGCCGGCCCCTACGCCTCGGTCCTTTTCGCCATAGGGCTTTTCAACGCGTCCATCTTCGCGGCCTGCGTGCTGCCCCTGTCAACGGCCTACTACATCTGCGAGGGCATGGGCTGGGAATTGGGCGTGGACAAGAACTTCACCCAGGCCCCGCAGTTCTTCTGGCTCTTCACCACCAGCATCATCTTAAGCGCCGTGTGCATCATGATTCCAGGGGTTCCGCTGCTTGGCATCATGTACGTCTCCCAGGTGGTCAACGGCGCGGTGCTGCCCGCCGTGCTCATCCTCATGCTTCTCATTATAAACAACCGCCAGCTCATGGGCGAGTTCGTCAACGGCCCGGTGTTCAACACCGTGGCCTGGGTCACGGTGATCGTGGTCATCGTTTTGACCGTGCTCATGACCGTGGACGCAGTTTCACCAGGAATCATAAGCCGCCTCATCGGGACGCCATAG
- a CDS encoding DMT family transporter produces the protein MSLTTVKLFVTAVIWGGTFIAGRLLGPECSPFTGAFLRFVAANAVLLPYWLLTEGKAVRMDTRLLLLVAGLGASGVFAYNAFFLWGLKHIPAGRAAIIVAGNPVFIALLSRVFFKEPLGRIKILGVILCLCGAAVVIGRGNPLGLFSGDLSLGDLAIAGAMFSWVTYSLLGKKVMGRLSPLAAVTLSCLAGMVMLFPPALSEGLMHEVAGLSFTGWSAIVYLGVLGTAVGFLWFYQGIQAIGASKAAVFINFVPVSAAIMGALLLGEPIDASILAGGALVLTGVALTNRPVR, from the coding sequence ATGAGCCTGACCACGGTCAAGCTCTTTGTCACAGCGGTCATCTGGGGCGGCACGTTCATTGCCGGGCGACTGCTTGGCCCTGAATGCTCGCCATTTACCGGAGCGTTTCTACGCTTCGTGGCTGCCAACGCCGTTCTGCTCCCCTATTGGCTCCTCACCGAAGGCAAAGCTGTCCGCATGGACACCAGGCTCCTCCTGCTGGTGGCCGGGCTCGGCGCCTCGGGCGTGTTCGCCTACAACGCCTTCTTCCTGTGGGGCTTAAAGCACATCCCAGCCGGACGGGCCGCCATCATCGTGGCCGGCAACCCGGTGTTCATCGCTCTGCTCTCCCGGGTGTTCTTCAAGGAGCCCCTGGGCAGAATAAAGATTCTTGGCGTTATCCTGTGTTTGTGCGGAGCGGCGGTGGTCATCGGAAGAGGCAATCCCCTGGGACTCTTTTCCGGGGACTTAAGCCTTGGCGACCTGGCCATTGCCGGGGCCATGTTCTCCTGGGTGACCTATTCGCTCTTGGGCAAGAAGGTCATGGGCAGGCTTTCGCCCCTGGCCGCCGTGACCCTCTCCTGCCTGGCGGGCATGGTCATGCTTTTTCCTCCCGCGCTGTCCGAAGGGCTCATGCATGAGGTCGCCGGGTTGTCCTTCACCGGCTGGTCCGCCATCGTCTACCTGGGCGTTCTGGGAACGGCCGTGGGATTTTTGTGGTTCTACCAGGGCATACAGGCCATTGGCGCGTCCAAGGCGGCGGTGTTCATCAACTTCGTGCCGGTCTCGGCCGCGATCATGGGCGCCCTGCTTCTGGGCGAGCCCATCGACGCGTCCATCCTGGCCGGAGGCGCGCTGGTGCTTACGGGAGTGGCCCTGACCAACAGGCCTGTCAGGTAA
- a CDS encoding FAD-dependent oxidoreductase, translating into MQNNYLIIGAGPTGLGAARRLSELGVKDFLVLEANTYPGGLSASFEDSKGFTWDVGGHVVFSHYDYFDRMLDEALDGKYLEHQREAWVRIAKTWVPYPFQNNIRYLPKDMAWECVHGLLPGMRPFGDNGYQPADFKEWIEHVFGLGIAKHFMMPYNFKVWATPPELMSYKWIGERVSVVGLEKVVKNILLALDDVSWGPNNTFKFPLYGGTGEIYRRVAAKFEDHIRYGRGVVGIDPDKKEVTCSTGERFSYQNLLFTGPLDILAQKLLTSVPDQVRKAASELKHSGGYIGGVGVDGAKTDSRCWMYFPESDNPFYRVTNFHHYSPNNTPDPDGMTVRKRAYMTEVSFSEHKDEPASHLDSVVDGLVNVSLMSEKEREAVVSTWEMRLDYSYPIPTLGRDAALKAIQPWLETQAIFSRGRFGGWKYEVSNMDHSVMQGVEWAERMVTGKAETTYAL; encoded by the coding sequence GTGCAGAACAACTACCTCATAATCGGCGCGGGCCCCACGGGCCTTGGCGCCGCACGCCGCTTGTCCGAGCTTGGCGTCAAGGATTTCCTGGTCCTGGAAGCCAACACCTATCCCGGGGGTCTGTCCGCCAGTTTTGAGGACTCCAAGGGCTTCACCTGGGACGTGGGCGGCCATGTGGTGTTCTCCCACTACGACTATTTCGACCGCATGCTGGACGAAGCCCTTGACGGCAAGTACCTGGAGCACCAGCGCGAGGCCTGGGTGCGCATCGCCAAGACCTGGGTTCCCTACCCGTTCCAGAACAACATCCGTTACCTGCCCAAAGACATGGCCTGGGAATGCGTACACGGCCTTCTTCCCGGCATGCGTCCCTTCGGGGACAACGGGTACCAGCCGGCCGACTTCAAGGAATGGATCGAGCACGTGTTCGGCCTGGGCATCGCCAAGCACTTCATGATGCCCTACAATTTCAAGGTCTGGGCCACGCCTCCCGAGCTCATGAGCTACAAGTGGATCGGCGAGCGCGTGAGCGTTGTTGGCCTGGAGAAAGTGGTCAAGAACATCCTTTTGGCCCTGGACGACGTCTCCTGGGGACCCAACAACACCTTCAAGTTCCCCCTTTACGGCGGCACGGGCGAAATCTACCGCCGGGTGGCGGCCAAGTTCGAGGACCACATCCGCTACGGGCGCGGCGTGGTGGGCATCGATCCGGACAAGAAGGAAGTTACGTGTTCCACTGGCGAACGGTTCTCCTACCAGAACCTGCTCTTCACCGGCCCCCTGGACATCCTGGCCCAGAAGCTCCTGACCAGCGTGCCGGACCAGGTGCGCAAAGCCGCTTCGGAGCTCAAGCACAGCGGCGGCTACATCGGCGGCGTTGGCGTGGACGGAGCCAAGACCGATTCGCGCTGCTGGATGTATTTCCCCGAGTCCGACAACCCCTTCTACAGGGTGACGAATTTCCATCACTACTCGCCCAACAACACTCCCGACCCCGACGGCATGACGGTCAGAAAGCGCGCCTACATGACCGAGGTGAGCTTCTCCGAGCACAAGGACGAACCGGCCTCGCACCTGGACAGCGTGGTGGACGGTCTTGTAAACGTCTCGCTGATGTCGGAAAAGGAACGGGAAGCCGTCGTCTCCACCTGGGAGATGCGCCTCGACTACTCCTACCCCATCCCCACCCTGGGCCGCGACGCGGCGCTCAAGGCCATCCAGCCCTGGCTGGAAACCCAGGCCATCTTCAGCAGGGGGCGTTTCGGCGGCTGGAAGTACGAGGTGAGCAACATGGACCACTCGGTGATGCAGGGCGTGGAGTGGGCCGAACGCATGGTGACCGGCAAGGCCGAAACCACCTACGCCCTCTGA
- a CDS encoding branched-chain amino acid ABC transporter permease: MDFFLQQLINAITLGGFYALIALGYTMVYGIIQLINFAHGEFFAAGGYMGVVLLAWMNSQGYMETHPWLCLSIAFLLAMIYCAVLAMGVEKVAYKPLRRASKLSVLLSALGMSIFLQNGLMLTQGVYDKTYPGVYAKGAVEVGGFNFTYLQIIAISTTALLMVGLNRLVYKTRLGKAMRATAQDRVMATLVGVSSDRIISLTFAIGAALAAAAGILVGLYYGSVRYDMGFVPGIKAFAAAVLGGIGSITGAMLGGLIIGLTEIFTAAYISGEYKDVFAFIILIAVLYFMPTGLMGENINDTRV, translated from the coding sequence ATGGACTTTTTTCTCCAGCAGCTCATAAACGCCATCACCCTCGGCGGCTTCTACGCCCTGATCGCCCTTGGCTACACCATGGTCTACGGCATCATCCAGCTCATAAACTTCGCCCACGGCGAGTTCTTCGCGGCCGGGGGCTACATGGGCGTGGTCCTTCTGGCCTGGATGAATTCCCAGGGTTACATGGAAACCCACCCCTGGCTGTGCCTGTCCATCGCCTTCCTTTTGGCCATGATCTACTGCGCCGTGCTGGCCATGGGTGTGGAGAAGGTGGCCTACAAGCCGCTTCGGCGCGCCTCCAAGCTCTCGGTGCTTTTGTCTGCCCTTGGCATGTCGATATTTTTGCAGAACGGCCTCATGCTCACCCAGGGCGTCTACGACAAAACCTACCCCGGCGTGTACGCCAAGGGCGCGGTGGAGGTTGGCGGATTCAACTTCACCTACCTGCAGATCATTGCCATAAGCACCACGGCCCTGCTCATGGTGGGCTTGAACCGGCTGGTCTACAAGACCCGCCTGGGCAAGGCCATGCGGGCCACGGCCCAGGACCGGGTGATGGCCACCCTGGTGGGCGTAAGCTCGGACCGCATCATCTCGCTTACCTTCGCCATCGGGGCCGCCCTGGCCGCCGCCGCGGGCATCCTGGTGGGGCTCTATTACGGCTCGGTGCGCTACGACATGGGCTTCGTTCCCGGCATCAAGGCCTTTGCGGCCGCCGTGCTCGGGGGCATCGGCTCCATCACCGGGGCCATGCTCGGCGGGCTCATCATAGGCCTTACCGAGATATTCACCGCCGCCTATATTTCCGGCGAATACAAGGACGTGTTCGCCTTCATAATCCTCATCGCCGTGCTCTACTTCATGCCCACCGGACTCATGGGCGAAAACATCAATGACACCCGTGTCTAA